The genome window ACCTTACAAAGAACAAATCTTTTGTCTGAACGAAAAAGCGCAGGCTGCGAATTTTCAATGCGATATATCAACAGTAGATTCTTTTCAAGGTAGAGAAAGAGACGTCATTATACTAAGTTTAACGAGGTCTAACGATGAGTCAGAAATTGGATTTCTCAAAGACTACCGAAGAATGAATGTATCACTCACTAGAGCGAGAAGACTGCTCGTTGTTATTGGAGACAGCAGTACTTTAAGTACGGATTCTTTCTACAATAGATTTATTGACCATGCTAAAGTTCACGGTGACTACCACAGTGCTTATGAATTTATAGAATTGTAAACAGAGTTTCAAAATTCCATTTCAAAAATAATTTTTATTTCGAAAGCAAGATCAATATTCGAATTAGTTTGCGTTATTCATTATAAGTTATTCATTATAAGTTATAATATTAAAGTTAAAATGTGATAATCAAGCTAAGATGCAATATACAAATTACAGTTCGAGTTCTGCTTCTTTGTTACGTGCATTCCAGAACATATTGAATAAAGGATTGAAAATACTAGATCTCTTTCTAGACAATAAATCTCTTGTCCAAATTCGTAATATTTCTTTGTGATGATTGATTGCAAAATCAGAAAACTCTCTTAGTTGTTTTGTTGAAGTTTTAGTCGATTGAAGTTCTCTATCTTTACGTCTCCAATGTCTCTCTGATTCTTGTCTTTCTTTAAAAACCAAATTATGCGCGTACTTATAATCATTGAGCGCTAGGCGATGGAACTTTTCCGATTTCCACCATAAGGAATCATCTGATACTTTAGAAGGTTTGATTTGATTGTTTTCGTCTAGAATATCATTACCGAAATAAAAAGGTTTATACAGAGATAAGCAAGGAGCTGAAGTTCCTGTTAGCCATACAGTCAACTTTTTGTTATTCTTAATCTCGAAAACCATTGAACCAGTTGTTTGGTAAGGGGTTAACATTCCTGAGGCATGCTGACAGATGGATCCATTATTGCCGTTCTCAGGAGAATAATTTGCAACATTATGAGAACGGAGAATATCCATGCTCTCCTTGACTCCAACTCCTTCTGTGAGCGAAAACATCTCTCCCATTTTTGTGACGAGCTGTAGCCTATGCTTGCCCTTATTCATCTTCGTTCGAAACCAATCATTGAATGTTTCTGCAAACGAGAAATCAGAATCGGATTTATGAAAGCCTAGCTTTTTTGCATAATCCATAAGACCCTTACTCGAAAACTGAAAGTCATTTGTGATTGATAGTATATTGGAAATTGCTTGGAATCCATTGATTTTTTTTGCAACCCAATGGCGATCCACAGTTTCTAGGATATAACTTTCGTTCGCATCACCTAATAAAAAACTATTGTGATGAAAAGATTCCATTCCCGAAAATCCAGAATTCGCATCTTGTCCAAATTCTTCAACCAAAGAAGTGATTACATCTAAAGCTTGAGCAGAAGTCTTGCAGCGCTCCAATGCAACTCGAACCAAATCCAGTCCAGTTAAGCCCATATTATTCTTGCTCATGGCTGCCTTAGTAAACACAGGAACATAACCAACAACTAGCCCATGTTCATTGGCACCCATTTCCGCTCCCCATGATGTTATGGGTTTGGAGAGAATGACTTCATAAGATTCTTTGACTTGGGAGATTTCTATATAACTTGTTTGTAATACTTTCTCTTTATTTTTGCGCTTAGGTAAATGAACGATTTCTTGTGCTTCATTCGGTTCACGATTGGAGTTCTTACCAAAAACCAATAAAGATTGATTCTTAGTTGCAGTTTTAGTCGCAAGAAATGTATCACTCATAATTTATTAAACATCAGGTTGAAAATAAAAAAAAAGCCCGGATTTCCGGGCTCTTGTTAGCATAAATATCTCATTTGCCAAGCAAATCTTTGAGAGGGATTCGCTCTTTGGGTAGTTTGGCTAATGCTGGATATTCATAAGATTTATCATAATGAGTTTTATCTTCTGGATCGTAAAAATATTTATAATCTTTTACTTCACGTCTTGAATAGCGCCAGATAGATTTTTCTGGATCTTGGTTTGCGACAAAACATTTAGGATTCATAAATCCCGTATTGCTTTCAGTTTGCACTTTTACAAAATCTTTCGGTGACCATACATTGTGATTTCTATGATCAATTACTTTGACAACTGTGCGAACAGATACCTGCTCCAAAACTTTTGACTCGATAGATGCTTCGGAATACAAGGGAACCACTTCATCTAATTGAGCTTTTTCTGTGCTTGGATCACAAAGTTTATGATAGGTAACTTCTGCATTGGCAGCACAACCAATCATGGAAAAGGAGATTGCAGCGCAAATTGTTAGTTTTTTTAACTCTTTCATGTATTTCCCCTACTATTGGTGGTGATTCAGGCAGTTGTCCAATCTTGGATCTCCGACCGGAATCAATTTGTTGGTTTCCAATTTTTTGAAAACATAAAAACCCATAAACCCTAGTGCACCGATGCTTGCACCCAAGGATAGAATGAATCCGATTACTGCAAAATTCTCAAAATTAGCTGGGAAAACCAACCAATAGATTTCGAGAATCTGAGAGAACAGAATGATAACCGAAATCTTAACTAAAGTGCTAAAACTTCTCTTATTCGGTCTATTTAGAAGTAAAAAGAAAGGAACAACAAATTTGATTGCTGGAACCAAAAGTGAAATGGATGCCCATCCACCGGTCCATCTCTGCTCATAGAAAAATGTTTCTTCTGGAATGTTAGCATAAATGATGAGCATCAATTGTGAGAACGCAACATAAGCCCAGAACACTGTCATTCCAAGCATAAACTTACCGATATCATGCAAATGATTCTCGTTAAAGCTATCACCATAAAATCCTTTCTTCTTAAGCAATGCAGTGATGATTACCCATACAGCAAGTCCTGTCTGGAGTGCTGCCGCAAAATTGTAAACACCAAACATTGTTGAAAACCAATGCGGAGTGAGTGACATGATCAAGTCAATTGCCGCCAAACAAAAAGATAGAGCAAAAAATACTATAGTTCCACCCGAAAGTTTTGCCATAAATTTTGTTTTATCAACGTCTTTGTCTGTATCTTGAGCTGTAGATTTAGAGTAGAACAAATAAGCGAAAATAGACCACACAACTACATAAAATACCAACCTGAAACGAAAGAAATTCTCATTAAGGTATCCACTTTTATGTTTGATCAATTCGTCAGTATCAACAATTCCCTCATGGGTCCACTCATATAGATCATGCATTCCGAGCATCACGCCCGCAAGTGGCAAGATCAAAAATGGAATAAAAGTTCCAATCGTCTCAAGAAGTCTTCTCAGAGTCACAGACCACATTGCACCCGTAATATGTTGAATTGCTGTAAAGAATAGAGCAATTGCAGACAGACCAAAGATGAGATAAGTCGCAACGAGAAGTACGGAATAGCCCATATTTGTGTGATGAGCATGTCCTGTAGCATCAAGGTGTCGAGAGTTCTCATGGCCAAATCCTATAAAGGCATAGGCTAAACTGATAATCCCGATTACGATCATGATTAGGAAGGTGTTTCTTAAACCACCATCCATTTTATAATTCAATGTTTTTTCTTCGAGTTTTACTTGCATCGGTATTCCTTAGTTCTTCTTCCTCGAGTCGTATTCTTGCAATTTTCTGATGTATGCAACGAGCTTCCATCGGTCTTCAGGTTCGATCTGGTAAGCATAACTTCCCATAACTCCACGACCCATAGTTACTATATGGTAGAGTTGTCCATCTGACCAACCTTTGATTTTGTCAGAGACAACCGAAGGTGGTGCAGTTGCAAATCTTGGATAAGGTCCAACTACATTTCCATTTCCTAAACCTTGATTACCATGACAAGGAGTGCAATAGGTTTGGTATTTCTGCTCACCTTTTCTATAATCATCAAGCGATGGATTGGAAACAGGGCTCACCAAACCTTTACTAGGTGCTGGCAAATCATCTGGATTTAACACACTGATATATGGATACGGAGTGTAGCCAACAGGAATAGCTCCATACGGCGGAATTCTTGAGGCAGATTTATTGCTAAAGAAAGTATCCTCTTCTTGGGCTTCTCTTGCATGTGAGTCATACATTTGATTGAAGTATTCCAATGGAGGAGTTTTGTATTTGCAATTGGCTACGGTCAGAATTGCAACCGCAATGAATACCAATTTCGTAGAGAAGAGTTTTGTTTCAGTCATTCTCATGTCTCCTTAACGACGTCCACTTGTTTAGCGCCAAGGCTTCGGACAAAATTAACAACTTCGTCTTGTTTATAACCTTGAGCAGAAGTTGGAATCCATAGACCAAATTTATGGGATGTGAAATGAGGATTGTGGATTTTTCTTTCTAGTTTTGGAATTCCAGCAAGGTAACAAAACATTCCGAAAGTATACATCCCTGCACAGAACACAGTCATCTCAAATGTAATGGGAATATAAGCAAACCAAGCATTGAGGGATTTACCACCAATATTAAGAGGCCAATCGTGCTGATGAGTGAGGTATTGGAAACCAAAACCCATAAGACAGCCAACTATCCCCATAAAAAATGTAACCCAAGGAAGACCTGATCTAGGAGTTCCCATTACTTCATCGATTCCATGAATTGGATACGGAAGCAAACAATCGAAACCTGAGTAATTCTTCTCTTTAGTTTTCTTCGCTGCGTCCATTATCTCAGCCTCGGTGTCAAAAACACCGAGAACTCCAGAATCCATTTCTTTATATTTGTGAAATTGTTCTTTTGTAAACCAATACATATTAATGGTGGCCTCCTGATTTGGTTGGCATCACAGTTTTCACTTCAGCAACCGCAATCACTGGCATAATTCTACACCAAAGTAGAAAGAGAGTGAAGAAGATTCCGAAAGTTCCAACTAACATTGTGTAGTCAAAAATAGTTGGGCTATACATATCCCAACTGGATGGAAGGAAGTCTCTGTGAAGAGTCATCATGATCACAAAACGTTCAAACCACATTCCTATATTCACGAAAATAGAAAGTGTAAACATCACTGGGATGCTTGTTCTCATTTTCTTAAACCAGAAGAACTGCGGAGAAATTACGTTACAAGAAACCATGATCCAATAAGCCCACCAATATGGACCGAAAGCACGGTTCACGAAAGCGAATCCTTCGTATTCGTTACCAGAATACCAAGCGATAAAGAATTCAGTCGCATACGCAAGACCCACAATCATACCTGTAACAAGAATAATCTTATTCATGTTCTCCAAATGCTTCATGGTGATATAGTTCTTGAGGTTGAAAACTTCACGAGCAATTACCATCAGAGTCACAACCATTGCAAATCCGGAGAAAATCGCACCAGCAACGAAGTATGGAGGGAAAATTGTTGTATGCCATCCTGGAAGAATCGAAACCGCGAAGTCGAAAGATACGATTGTATGCACGGACAATACAAGGGGGGTAGAAAGTGCTGCCAAAATCATAGCAGTGATCTCCATATGAGACCATGCTTTTGCGGAGCCGACCCAACCAAATGATAATACATCATACATTTTTCTTCGGATTGGATCCGTTGCTCTATCTCGAAGTGCAGCTAGATCGGGAATCAACCCTAGATACCAGAATACAAGTGAGATGGAAAGATAAGTGGATACCGCAAAAGTATCCCAAATCAGAGGAGATCGGAAGTTCACCCAAAGCGGGCCTCTTTCGTTTGGATAAGGAAATAACCAAAATCCAAGCCAAGGTCGACCAACGTGAAGTATCAAGTTACTTGCAGCAACAATTACTGCAAAAATTGTCATCGCCTCAGCAGCACGGTTGATCCCCGTTCTCCATTGTTGTCTAAAAAGATACAATACCGCAGAAATCAAAGTTCCCGCGTGACCGATACCTATCCAGAATACGAAGTTTACAACAAAGAATCCCCACGAAACAGGATTGTTGATCCCTAAAATGTAGAGACCTTCGTAAAAAAGATAACCGATCACACAAATGTCGATTACTGTGATTGTTGCCGCGATAGAAAACATCTTCCACCACAAGGATGTGGGGAAGGCTTCTGTCGGTTGAAGGATGTCATCTGTGACGTCTTTCGTAGTCTTGCCACCTGTTACCAGGTCAGGCAAGTCTAACTTTTCTCTGACTGAATCTGTCAATGCCATATTGGTTCTATTCTCCCCTCGTTAAATCGTGCTTCGGACTCTGGAGAGATAACTCACAGATGGTCCTACGTTTAGGTATTCCAACATCTTATATGATCTAGGATCTTTCATGATTTTGTAAACTTTCGAATTCGGATCATTGATGTCCCCGAAGCTAATTGCATCCGAAGGACAAGTTTGTTGGCATGCTGATTGGATTTCTCCGTCTCGCAACTTTCTACCTTGGTTCTTCGCATTGATTTTCTTCTCGGCAACTCTAGATGCACAGAAATTGCATTTTTCCATAACCCCACGTGAACGAACTGTAACTTCTGGGTTCAGTCCTAAATGACGTGGCGCTTTTGCTTTGTCTGTTCCAGTCCAATGTTCCATCCAGTTGAATCGACGAACTTTGTAAGGACAGTTATTCGAACAGTAACGAGTTCCCACGCAACGGTTGTAAACCATATCATTGGTTCCTTCCGATCCATGAACAGTTGCCGCAACCGGACAAACTGTCTCACAAGGAGCGTTCTCGCAATGCTGGCACATAACTGGTTGGTGAGCGATTTCTAGAGTTTCTGGGTTTTCTGGATCTCCGATAAAATATCGATCGATTCTCATCCAAGACATTTCACGACCTACTCGAACTTCATCGCGTCCTACTGAAGGAACGTTGTTCTCAATACTGCAAGCTGTAACGCAAGCGCCGCATCCTGTGCATTGTGTAAGGTCAACTGTCATTCCCCATCGATAGCCTTTGTATTCAAATCCTGGATTGGCTCCAGTTGAACGAACAAGCTTGCCATCAACCAGAATTTTTGGAATTTCTGGTTCAGGAATATTAGCCGAAGGATTTGCTTTGAATTCTTGGATCTTGGCAGAAATAACCAGTGGTCTTTCTTTCCATTGTGATCCCATCAAAACACCGGGCGACATCATGTTGTGCGCTTGAGTAGAAGCAAGTTTGTATTTCTTGCCCAATTTCTCAATCTTTACTGCGAAGCCAGAACTGATGATTCCATTCGATGTCGGGATTAAGAAAGGAACTACGCTCTTGCCAACTCCATTGCCGATGGTTCCAACTTTTGATCTGCCGTAACCAAGAGCAATTGCTGTTGCATCTTTATGAAGTCCAGGTGTAACATAAGCTGCAAGTTCTACAGAGTTATTGCCGACTGTAACATTCACGAGATCATTGGTTGCAATTCCCAATTCTTTGGCAGCCTGAGGGCTGATCGCAAGATAGTTGTCCCAAGTAACTTTGGAAATAGGATCTGGCAATTCTTGGAGAATCGAGCTATTAGCCTGCTCTCCATCTTTGATCGCCAAACTATGATATAGCGCTAAAGTCAAACCAGCTGGTGCTGATTCCAATGGTTTGATTGTTCCTCTGAAAGAACGAGCATTTCTATCAGCAGAAAGTGATGCAACAGATCCGCCTACATAGAAACCAGAACGTAGATTGTCGTCCCAGTTACCACGGCCCTTCCATTTGTTCTGAATGTATTCGTAGAAATTCTTAGAACCAGCTATGCTTCCACCAGCCCAATCAATCATCGCGTCTTCGAAAGACTTAGAATTGAAAAGTGGACGAACTGTTGGTTGTTGGATAGCGAATAAGCCAGTTACTGGAGAGGAATCAGACCAAGACTCAAGGAAATGAGATTTTGGAACAACCCATCCAACAGAACTTGCTGTCTCGTCAATTCTAGATGTTACCTGAACAACTAGTGCTGCTTTCTTGAGGCTTGCTTTCCACTCTTCTGCATTAGGAAGATTGTAGATTAAATTGAGATCATTGATAACCAATAATCCAACTTGACCTGCATCCAATTCTTTCTTAAGTGCTAGAAGATTTGCGTAGTAGTTTGTCTTACCATCAAATCTTACGCTTGATGAATCGATGGTTTTGCCATCGTTGCCAAGCATTGAGTTGATCATGTTGACTGCAATCTGTAGGTCGACTGCATCTTTTGTTCCTGCTTGAGCGCCACCTGCAACTACAAGTGATGCACCTCGTGCACCGTTTAGAGCACGAGCAGTCGAGCGAATGAGTTCTGCAGTTACGCCGAGTTCTTTTGCGGTAGCTTCAACATTGATTCCACCTACTCCAGATGCACCACTAAGTCCAAGATCAGACAGAGCTTTTGCGACAGCGAGTGCGAGCTTTCTCTGATCACCTGGTTTGATTGCGATACGTTGGTCTGCATTAGAACCAGTTGTTGTTGGATTGGACTCCGCTGCGATAAAAGTATTAACATCACCTTTACCTTGAACTAAAGTTCTTCTCTTGGAAAAATCTTTTTGGAATTCAACTGGAGAAAGCCAAGTTCCTAGGAAGTCTGCATCAATAGATAGGATTACTTTTGCTTTGTCAAAATGGTAATTAGGAACAATCGCCTTGCCATAAGAAAGTTCTTGACCAAGTGAAATTGCATCTTCTAAGAATGTAAGTTCAGATTCATATACTTTGCCGCCGCCAACAGACTTGAGGAAGTCTTCTGTAATCGCCTTAGAAGATGGAGAAGGCAATGACTTAGAAAGAATTCTAGTCTTACCTTTGTTATCCGCAAGAACAGCAGTTATAGCTTTATTGAGAGCTACCCAATCGGAAGGATAGAATTTACCATTCTTAACTTCATGCGGATCTTGAACTCTGTCCGGATCATAAAGATCAAAAATCGCAACTTGTCCCGATGAACAAAGTGCTCCTTGTGATACAGGATGATTGGGATTGCCTTCTAATTTTAGAGGGCGACCGTCTCTTGCTTTAACGATGGTTCCGCAACCTGCAGAACAAGCTCCACAAACAGACGCATAATGATAAGAGTGACCGTGCTTAACGAAATCGTATTGAGCGTTCTCACCTTCATCTGGTTTATTTAGATTAACATAAGGAACAATCTTCTCAACTGGTTTTTGCACACAGTTAAGAGATGCCATTGCAACACTTGCCCCCATAAACTTGAGGAAAGTTTTTCTATCGAAATCGCCCGCTTTTATCTTAGCGATAATTGGGTCAGGAGATGTGAAAAATTCTTGCTTCTGCAATTCTCTTTCTTCCTGACTGCCACGCAATTCATAGGATTGCCAATGTGATTTTTTATCTTTTTGGAAATTTGTTTCTTTCATTATAAGGAATTCCTCCGATTACCTGTGGCACGTAGAACAATCGTTAGGAGCATTGTTCTCTCGATGGCAGTCTACACAAAATCCCATATTAAGAGATTTCGATTGGCCAACAACTTCCGCTTCCGCGATGTTCCCATGACACTGAGAACAATCTACGCCTCGGTTGATATGCCTAGAGTGGTTGAAGTAAACAAAGTCTGGAGTATCATGTACTTTCACCCATGATACAGGACGTTTGTTATTGTATTGTTCAGTGAGCCATTTAACATGCTCTTGCTTTGCTGCAACCCCGCCTAAGCCATGGCAATTCATACAAGTTGAGGATGGAGGGACAGTCGCATGAGCCGAGTTGTCCACGCCGGTATGACAATACCGACAGTCTATCCCATTATCTCCTGCATGGATCTTATGGTTAAAGGGGATGGGTTGATCCGGTGTATAGCCTACATACCTTGAAGGTGATAGTATAAGGTATGCGACTGCCGCTACTACTAGTAGAGGCACGGATAATTTTAGGATTTTTTGATTCATTCGTTGAAATTCCTGTCCCAATTTCTCTTTCTACAGACAAGGAAAGTCGCTAGGCGAAAAAATGCAAGTATGTAAGAGATTTTGGAACTAAAAACTCAAAGTTGAGAACTATTCTCAACTAGACATTCGTACATTATAATTTACTAATAGTCACTTTTCGACTAAGTGAAATCTGATTGCATGTCAAAACTCGGCTCAGACTCTGGAAGTATGGGACTTGTTCTCTATATTGAAGCAAAATGAAAGCAATAATTGGAACTGGAATCTCTGCTTGCGCCCATGCTAGCCTTAACCTCGAAGCTGATTTCTATGATAAAGCTAGATTTCCCGGCGGGAGGATGAGTTCAAAGCCATTCGAAGGGAAATTTTTTGCAGATATTGGTGCAACCTACTTTAAAAATTCAGTTGAAATACAAAAAGATGGCAGAATTTACAAAAGATCCTTGGTTGATTGGTTAAAATCAAAAGGAATACAGGCAAAAACTTATAGCCTAGATGGGAATTCCTCCATGTCATTTTGTGAAACAGGAATGCAATCTATCGCAGAACGTTTACTCTCGAACAAGACCGTCCACTTTCGAAAAGAATTGAAAAAAATTTATAAAACCGAAAATGACAAAACATCCAAATTTCAACTTGAATTCACTGACGGTTCGCAAGGATTTTATGATGAAGTTGTGATTACTGCACCCCTTCCTCAAGCAATTGAATTGCTTCCGGAAGGGGAAATTCAAAATATTTGGAAAGAATTCACGTCTCCCTACAACCATTATCGAAAAACTCTAGTCGCTTGCGGATACTGGAAAAACCTAAATTCTAAAACATACTTAGAATTACTAAACTTGGAAAATAAAAGTTTTCTACGAAAAGGAAACGATGCAGAATATATTTCGATTGAATCTTCGAAACTAATAAATATTGACAACGTGTCTCAACAAAATCGTGAATTTTCTATTCGTAATCAAAAAGCTTCTCCATTCGATTCAGAACAAATCAAAGATTCTGGAATTGTGATCATGATACAATTCTCGGAGAAATTTTCAGAATCTTATTTCGGGAGATGGAAATCTTCTTCAGGCGAACCTACTGATACTTGCTATGAACAATTCAACCTTCAAATAAATAAATTTTTTACTGGCTTACCTAGTCCTGATAGAGTACGATCGCATCAATGGAAATACGCCCAAGCTGAAAATTCGATGTTAGGTAAAACCGGTATTCTTAATTTGGAACATAAAAACTTCAAGGACTATCAAGCCATTGTCAAGAATTCTGGAATTGCATTAACTGGAGATTGGATATATGGACCAA of Leptospira sp. GIMC2001 contains these proteins:
- a CDS encoding C69 family dipeptidase; this translates as MSDTFLATKTATKNQSLLVFGKNSNREPNEAQEIVHLPKRKNKEKVLQTSYIEISQVKESYEVILSKPITSWGAEMGANEHGLVVGYVPVFTKAAMSKNNMGLTGLDLVRVALERCKTSAQALDVITSLVEEFGQDANSGFSGMESFHHNSFLLGDANESYILETVDRHWVAKKINGFQAISNILSITNDFQFSSKGLMDYAKKLGFHKSDSDFSFAETFNDWFRTKMNKGKHRLQLVTKMGEMFSLTEGVGVKESMDILRSHNVANYSPENGNNGSICQHASGMLTPYQTTGSMVFEIKNNKKLTVWLTGTSAPCLSLYKPFYFGNDILDENNQIKPSKVSDDSLWWKSEKFHRLALNDYKYAHNLVFKERQESERHWRRKDRELQSTKTSTKQLREFSDFAINHHKEILRIWTRDLLSRKRSSIFNPLFNMFWNARNKEAELEL
- a CDS encoding cytochrome c3 family protein produces the protein MNQKILKLSVPLLVVAAVAYLILSPSRYVGYTPDQPIPFNHKIHAGDNGIDCRYCHTGVDNSAHATVPPSSTCMNCHGLGGVAAKQEHVKWLTEQYNNKRPVSWVKVHDTPDFVYFNHSRHINRGVDCSQCHGNIAEAEVVGQSKSLNMGFCVDCHRENNAPNDCSTCHR
- a CDS encoding Lsa16 family lipoprotein adhesin; the protein is MKELKKLTICAAISFSMIGCAANAEVTYHKLCDPSTEKAQLDEVVPLYSEASIESKVLEQVSVRTVVKVIDHRNHNVWSPKDFVKVQTESNTGFMNPKCFVANQDPEKSIWRYSRREVKDYKYFYDPEDKTHYDKSYEYPALAKLPKERIPLKDLLGK
- a CDS encoding DUF3341 domain-containing protein, which gives rise to MYWFTKEQFHKYKEMDSGVLGVFDTEAEIMDAAKKTKEKNYSGFDCLLPYPIHGIDEVMGTPRSGLPWVTFFMGIVGCLMGFGFQYLTHQHDWPLNIGGKSLNAWFAYIPITFEMTVFCAGMYTFGMFCYLAGIPKLERKIHNPHFTSHKFGLWIPTSAQGYKQDEVVNFVRSLGAKQVDVVKET
- a CDS encoding FAD-dependent oxidoreductase: MKAIIGTGISACAHASLNLEADFYDKARFPGGRMSSKPFEGKFFADIGATYFKNSVEIQKDGRIYKRSLVDWLKSKGIQAKTYSLDGNSSMSFCETGMQSIAERLLSNKTVHFRKELKKIYKTENDKTSKFQLEFTDGSQGFYDEVVITAPLPQAIELLPEGEIQNIWKEFTSPYNHYRKTLVACGYWKNLNSKTYLELLNLENKSFLRKGNDAEYISIESSKLINIDNVSQQNREFSIRNQKASPFDSEQIKDSGIVIMIQFSEKFSESYFGRWKSSSGEPTDTCYEQFNLQINKFFTGLPSPDRVRSHQWKYAQAENSMLGKTGILNLEHKNFKDYQAIVKNSGIALTGDWIYGPRIERIFMGEIERISI
- the nrfD gene encoding NrfD/PsrC family molybdoenzyme membrane anchor subunit, which translates into the protein MALTDSVREKLDLPDLVTGGKTTKDVTDDILQPTEAFPTSLWWKMFSIAATITVIDICVIGYLFYEGLYILGINNPVSWGFFVVNFVFWIGIGHAGTLISAVLYLFRQQWRTGINRAAEAMTIFAVIVAASNLILHVGRPWLGFWLFPYPNERGPLWVNFRSPLIWDTFAVSTYLSISLVFWYLGLIPDLAALRDRATDPIRRKMYDVLSFGWVGSAKAWSHMEITAMILAALSTPLVLSVHTIVSFDFAVSILPGWHTTIFPPYFVAGAIFSGFAMVVTLMVIAREVFNLKNYITMKHLENMNKIILVTGMIVGLAYATEFFIAWYSGNEYEGFAFVNRAFGPYWWAYWIMVSCNVISPQFFWFKKMRTSIPVMFTLSIFVNIGMWFERFVIMMTLHRDFLPSSWDMYSPTIFDYTMLVGTFGIFFTLFLLWCRIMPVIAVAEVKTVMPTKSGGHH
- a CDS encoding c-type cytochrome; translated protein: MTETKLFSTKLVFIAVAILTVANCKYKTPPLEYFNQMYDSHAREAQEEDTFFSNKSASRIPPYGAIPVGYTPYPYISVLNPDDLPAPSKGLVSPVSNPSLDDYRKGEQKYQTYCTPCHGNQGLGNGNVVGPYPRFATAPPSVVSDKIKGWSDGQLYHIVTMGRGVMGSYAYQIEPEDRWKLVAYIRKLQEYDSRKKN
- a CDS encoding TAT-variant-translocated molybdopterin oxidoreductase; amino-acid sequence: MKETNFQKDKKSHWQSYELRGSQEERELQKQEFFTSPDPIIAKIKAGDFDRKTFLKFMGASVAMASLNCVQKPVEKIVPYVNLNKPDEGENAQYDFVKHGHSYHYASVCGACSAGCGTIVKARDGRPLKLEGNPNHPVSQGALCSSGQVAIFDLYDPDRVQDPHEVKNGKFYPSDWVALNKAITAVLADNKGKTRILSKSLPSPSSKAITEDFLKSVGGGKVYESELTFLEDAISLGQELSYGKAIVPNYHFDKAKVILSIDADFLGTWLSPVEFQKDFSKRRTLVQGKGDVNTFIAAESNPTTTGSNADQRIAIKPGDQRKLALAVAKALSDLGLSGASGVGGINVEATAKELGVTAELIRSTARALNGARGASLVVAGGAQAGTKDAVDLQIAVNMINSMLGNDGKTIDSSSVRFDGKTNYYANLLALKKELDAGQVGLLVINDLNLIYNLPNAEEWKASLKKAALVVQVTSRIDETASSVGWVVPKSHFLESWSDSSPVTGLFAIQQPTVRPLFNSKSFEDAMIDWAGGSIAGSKNFYEYIQNKWKGRGNWDDNLRSGFYVGGSVASLSADRNARSFRGTIKPLESAPAGLTLALYHSLAIKDGEQANSSILQELPDPISKVTWDNYLAISPQAAKELGIATNDLVNVTVGNNSVELAAYVTPGLHKDATAIALGYGRSKVGTIGNGVGKSVVPFLIPTSNGIISSGFAVKIEKLGKKYKLASTQAHNMMSPGVLMGSQWKERPLVISAKIQEFKANPSANIPEPEIPKILVDGKLVRSTGANPGFEYKGYRWGMTVDLTQCTGCGACVTACSIENNVPSVGRDEVRVGREMSWMRIDRYFIGDPENPETLEIAHQPVMCQHCENAPCETVCPVAATVHGSEGTNDMVYNRCVGTRYCSNNCPYKVRRFNWMEHWTGTDKAKAPRHLGLNPEVTVRSRGVMEKCNFCASRVAEKKINAKNQGRKLRDGEIQSACQQTCPSDAISFGDINDPNSKVYKIMKDPRSYKMLEYLNVGPSVSYLSRVRSTI